A single Bosea sp. PAMC 26642 DNA region contains:
- a CDS encoding rhomboid family intramembrane serine protease, with product MFVPLHDGVPLRFMRAPYVTYVLISLCIALYLTITLRQSEAGQIAVAAGFGLIPSVLFGAAQLPLDLVQAPSWLTLFSNIFLHASFAHLAGNMLFLWVFGDNVEDAMGHARFLLFFVLCGLAGSLLHAVVNPASDQPLIGASGAISGAIVSYLMLYPKVRIWGLAFNWIPVHISALYAIGAWILFQLVAAFLDPQGHVGWWAHLGGLGAGAALTPIFIHRGVALFGRPRPG from the coding sequence ATGTTCGTGCCGCTGCATGATGGCGTGCCGCTGCGCTTCATGCGCGCGCCCTATGTCACCTATGTGCTGATCAGCCTTTGCATCGCGCTCTACCTCACGATCACGCTGCGGCAGAGCGAAGCAGGCCAGATCGCGGTAGCTGCCGGCTTCGGCCTGATCCCCTCGGTCTTGTTCGGCGCAGCCCAGCTGCCGCTCGATCTGGTTCAGGCGCCCAGCTGGCTCACGCTTTTCAGCAACATCTTCCTGCATGCGAGTTTCGCGCATCTTGCCGGCAACATGCTCTTTCTCTGGGTCTTCGGCGACAATGTCGAGGACGCCATGGGCCATGCACGTTTCCTGCTGTTCTTCGTGCTCTGCGGGCTCGCCGGCTCCCTGCTCCATGCCGTGGTGAACCCCGCCTCCGACCAGCCGTTGATCGGCGCCTCGGGCGCGATCTCCGGTGCGATCGTCTCCTATTTGATGCTCTATCCGAAGGTCCGGATCTGGGGGCTCGCCTTCAACTGGATTCCCGTCCACATCAGCGCGCTTTACGCCATCGGCGCCTGGATCCTGTTCCAGCTTGTCGCGGCCTTTCTCGATCCGCAGGGCCATGTCGGCTGGTGGGCCCATCTCGGCGGGTTGGGTGCAGGGGCTGCGCTGACGCCGATCTTCATCCATCGCGGCGTGGCGCTGTTCGGGCGCCCGAGACCGGGATGA